ACACCAGCCCCCGCCCGAAGTGATACTGCCATAACCGATTCACCCACACGCGCGAGACCAGCGGATTCTTGCGGTCGCTCATCCATTCAGCCAGCCCTGCCCGCGAGAGTTTCTCTGAATCAATGTTTGTCGCTCCCAGGACGGCGGGCCAGCCTTTCCCCACTTCCAGTCCCGGCTTATGTACATCGCCGCGAATCAGAATCTGCGACTTCATCTGTTTCAACCGTTCCGCAGAATACGGAATCGGATCGCGGTTCACCACCGGCAGCCGCTCAATATTTTCATGTCCTGTCAACGGAGAAAGATATCCCCACGTGTGTGGCTGCTTTGTATGCGCAAACCGTTTTCGGTTGATCAGTTTCTTCGCTTCACGCTGATAAAAATCAAACGTTCCTTTGGTCATCCACGAATTCAGATCGGTCGGGTTCGGCAGATCGTCTCCCTGCAGTGACAGGTTCCCCAGCTGACCATTCACAAAGAAACCCTGCAGCCGATAGTAGTCCCGCTGCGTCAATGGATCAAATTTATGATTGTGGCATTGTGCGCATTCCAGTGTGAGCCCCAGCAGCGCACTGCTTGTTACATTCACAATATCGACCAGCACGTCGTTCCGCTGCGCCGCCTTATCCATATTGTTCCCGCTGATCCGGGCCGACGCCAGAAATCCGGTCGCAACCACATGCTCGTCTTCGTAAGGCGTCAGTTCATCCCCCGCCAGTTGCTCTTTGATGAATTGATCATAGGGCTTGTCTGCATTAAAACTTTCAATCACATAATCTCGATACCGCCAGGCATAAGGTCGCGGCAGATCGTGCTGGTAACCGTGACTCTCCGCCCAGCGCGTCAGATCCAGCCAGTACCGCGCCCAGCGCTCGCCATAATGTTTCGACGCCAGCAAACGTTCCACCAGTTTTTCATAGGCCCGTGGATCGGTATTTTTTTTAAACGCCTCCACCTCAGCCAGCGTGGGCGGCAGACCTGTCAGATCGAGTGACAGCCGCCGAATCAGTGTTGCCTTGTCTGCTTCCTCCGCCGGTTTGATCTCCTGCTGCTGCCAGGCACGGGTGATGAATGCATCCACGGGAGTGCGTATCGGCTTAGGACCTGTCACCTCGGGAACCGCCGGTCGTTTGATCGTCTGAAACGCCCAGTGATCTGATTCCGTTCGCGGCGTCGGCAACACGGAAAAATCCCACTTCGCCCCCTGATCGATCCACGCACGCAACAACGCAATCTCTTTTTTTGACAATGCCGACGCTGAATCTGCAGGCGGCATCCGCGTTTCAGCCACCTGCGAGGAAACCAGTTCGATCAGCTTACTCTGTCCGCTTTCGCCCGGCACAATCAGTTTTTCGCCGGTGCTGAACCCCAGTAACTCATCATACACGTCCAGTCGATACCCCGAATCCGGATTCGTTCCGGCGTGACAGCTGAAACATTTTTGCTTGAGCAACGGGACGATCTCGTCTTTGAAATGCACCGGCTTATGCCACGCCGTCTGTGATTTTGTACCACCGGTCGGAATCTGTCCCGGCGAAACATCCAGTACATCGCTCCACGTGCGACTCAACACCAGATCGCTGACGTAAATCCGATCGTCCAGTTCGGTTTTATAACCGGTCGCAAAACCAACCCAGCGCACACCGTTCACACTTTGCGGATTCACCGTCGTTGCCACTGGTTTTTCCAGATCACCGGGTTTCGGATCGACCCATAACTCAAACCGCGTGAACCCGGCCCGCAATGATTTCTCCGGCTTCGACAGCCGCCCTACGATCAGATAATCCCGATCCCGTTCCAGTTCCACCGAACTCCAGGCGGTTTTCTGCGCACCAATCCGTACCATGAAAACCACTTTTCCCTTCTGCGGTCCACTGGAGGCAATGTGCACGCCGATATTCGGGACATGATTGGCATGTACGGCTTTATCCGAACCCTCGTAACGATCCAGCCAGAAGACGAAGAACTCTCCCTCATCGCGGGGCTTCTGATCGGCGGCATAGCGAAAGCGAAACCGCATAAACAGCTCCTGGTCCTGGTACGTCTTCGTCAGTTCACGCCGCAACGGATTGTTCCGCTGTACCGATCCTTGAATTAACGCTTCATGCTGAATTGCCTGCGGTTTACTCTCGGCACTCTCAGGTTTTGTTTCGACGAACAGCGCCGGTTGCCGCTGGGAAAGAATCCAGCCACCGTTCCAGCCAAACCCCTTCTGATCTTTTTTGACTGTATCAACCTGCCGATTCACCAGTCCCTGCGCAAGCCGCGGAGCTTCCCCGGCAAACGTCTGCACAGAACAGACCAGCAGTCCGCAAACCAACAGTGCCGTTGCCAGATGCCTGCACTTTCGATTCGATGTCAGAGCCCGATTTATCATCATGATTTCCATCTGATTAAACGTGAGCAGATTCGCCACGTAGCATTTTTTTAATGGTATTAAATGTGCTTCACACTTTGCCAGCCGGTATGACAAATTAGCCGCAGGGCCTTAGCCCCGGTTATGTATCTTTGGTAAGAACCATTTCGATTTTTTAAACACTAAACAACCCCCGGTTTCTCCCATTTATTTAGACTCATCCTGATAAAAAAATATGAATGGCATTACTCTACAGGTTGTGTCACTGATTCAAAAGTCTTTCCTATCACCAGTCGATCCACGAACAGTGAGTCGCCGACCTCTGTGTATTGTCCAATTCGCATGCCCAGAACGTGAACTGCATTCAGCTTCTTTGCCCCTTTACCCAACTCCACGACCGCATCAGGAGTCTCACTCCGATCCCCGACCGGATTCACCCAGATTTCCAGACGATTGAAATAAGACGACTGCTCTTTCATCACACGCCCCACCAGCAGAAAACATTCCCCTTCCACCAGTCCCGCGGAAAACCCTTCCTGATTCACCTCAAAACGGGCGAAGAACCGTTTCTCTTTCAAGCCGAAATTGGGCACACGCGAATGACTGTTCCCCTTGCTTCCCAGCGAATCGTCAAACCACAGTGCAAAGAAATCATTCTTGTCCAGCCCTTCATACTTCACCAGCAGACTGAAATAAAAGTCCCTGGTGAGCGGCGTTTCCAGTTTGCGCGCCATCCGATGTGCCAGCGCCGGATACGCATGATGATGTCCCCGCGACTGCAAAACCATCGGGTTCGCATCCAGTTCGCCCCACTGCATTCTCTGCTCGGGAACCATCAGCCGGGTAAAATTCGGATCGGCCCACCAGCCTTCATAGTGAAAACCCACGCCCCCGGTCTGCTGTAACAGTGACGTCGCCGGATACTCAAACGCTTCACCAGCCAGAATCCCTTTCGGCAACGCCGACTTCGTCTGAATCAAGGCATATTCATTCCGTGGTGTTTCGTGATCAAAGGGAACCGCTTCCACGGGGGGATAGTTCCCCGATTTGGCTGCCGTCAGCTGTTCGAGGGACGGCACATCGGCAAATTTGGTCGGAGTCAATCGGATCGCAGATCCCAGTTCATTCTGTCGTGAGAACAGCACCGCCTGACTCGCTTTCAGATTAAGCGTCTTTGCAGCGGCCTGCGGTTTGACATCCACCTGCCCTTCAAACACATGCACTTCCGCTTTACCCAGTGGATCAACGACTGCACCGAACCGTGTCCCCTGATCGACGATCTGAATCTCAGGGGTATCGATGGTAAAACCGTGTGCTTCGTCAGGGACATAAGCGGCAATCTTGCCATAGTTCAGCTTTGCATTCAGCGGCGAACACAGTTCAATCTGCGCCGGACCTTCCAGCACGATTCCAGCACCACTTTCAAAGCGTATCCTGCCAATCCCCGACTTCAACCACAGTTTTTTTCCCGCCGGAAACCGGGTTCCATAGGCAATCTCCTCGCCCAGTTCCTCGTCTTCCCACACTGCATCCTCCGTATCCAGCAACATCCCGACATGGCTTAGCGCAGGCGGAGCCGGTTCAGAAATTACAGCGACCTGATTCACCGGTTTCACATCCCACCAGCCCGCATTCAGCCACAGCGCAATGCCTACCAGCAACACGACAATCACCACAGTGACCGACTGCCACAACGAGATGGTTCGTCCCGCCTCGATTTCCACTTCTTCCGCGACGACCGTTGGATAGGCAGTGGTTTCCAGTGTTTCCAGGTCAACCCCTTCCGGCACCGCAGCATACAGATCAGCTGTCAGCACTGCATCAGCCTGGATCTGATTCGTATAGTCTTCGATCAGTTCAGGGTATTCAGACAGAATCTCGGTCAGTCGCGCGTCTTCTGCATGGGTCAGACTATGATCCAGAACCCGACAGGTCAGCGCGGCGAGTTCTTTTTGAATGGCGTCGTTTGATGAATTCATCACTGTGCCTCCCGGGCCACCTGTTTTTGAATGCATTCCATAAGCGCTTTTCGAATTCGATATAATGTCATCGAAACCGCATCCGCCGAACGTCCTGCCTGTGATGCAATCTGGTTCACCGGTGTCGCATCGCAGTAGCGACTCTCCACCAGCTGTCGATGTTCAAGAGGCAGCTTTTCCATGCAATGCGTCAGCGCGACGGTGTGAGAATGCGTCTCTACCGCTCTGCTGGTCGCAACAGCAGCAATCTGTTCCAGCGTCTGCTCGTCCACAGCCGACTGCCCGTGATGGCGCACCCGTTTGAAATACGCCAGCGACTGCAACTGTGCGATGCGACACGCCCAGGGAAGAAACGGACGATCCCGATCAAATTCCTGTCGCTTCCGCCACAGCACGGTATTCGTCTCCTGCAGCACATCATCCACGTCTGCTGCCCGACGAACCAACGCCCTCAACAGCCCCCGCAACGCAGGCTGACTGCCAGCAATCAACGCGACATATTCTTCATCGAGATCACTGTCCGACAAAACCAAGGCCCTTCCGCGCGAATCAGATAATTTAAAAACGTCCTGTATCAGTTCATTAGTTCAACAGACTCCAATCTAACGCAGATTCTGATAAAAAGAAATTTATTCATTAAAACGAGTGAAATAATAAAGACATAAAGCACTGCAATTATTGAACATGCGCAATATCAGCGGGGTGGGCCCGAATAAAATTCGGGCCGAGCGCAGCGAGCAGGAAGTTGCAGCTCACCAGGTCAATTCACAACAGAGCAACCAACTCGAATAGCACCTGAATGAGGTACGTCCACTCAACACATAACAATCCCCTGCAACCTCCTGTTGCCTCCGGCAATATCGGATTGCATCCGATACCACCCACTCACCAGCAAAATTTTTCGTGTCTTTCGGGGTAGATAATTTTCGAGCCCCTTAGTGGTCCTTACCGCCCGTCATAACCAAACACCCCGATCACCCGCACCGGCTCCCCCTTTGCCTGTAACCGAATCCGATGCTTCCCGAACGGCAGCCCCAGCACGCCGCGACGGTTCTCAATAAAGTGCTTCCTCCCCTGCGAATCGGTAAACGGCTCATTGGTCGGCTGTGCCCAGACCTGTTTACCATCCACTTCCGCTATCAGCGTGCCTCCGTCCGGATCATCCAGCCAGGCGATCGACAATTCATCCGCTTCCACATCAATTTCCAGCGTCTCACCCGGCTGCAGAAAGAACGCCTTCTCCCCGTAAGGTGCGCCCCACTTCGATTCGAATGTCTTTACCGCAGATGCTCCCTGCCAGTCCTTTGAGTCGACGCCAAAGAACCGGCGGTTCAGACCCACTTTGCAGTCCACGGTGTTCAACCGCGCATTCTTATGGGGAATTTCAATAATATGTCGATCGCCGCGCGACAGTCGACCATGCACGAACGTCGAATTGCGTGGATTGGGTCGCGACCAGCTATGCCGTCCATGTCCCGCGTGTTGCGCCGGCTGACCATCGATCTGCAACTGCATCTTCTCTCGTTTGTTATCCGCCCAGAGATTGAACGCGGTGTCTTCCAGAATCATCATTCGCCCGTCCACAATCCGCGGACTGTCGGCAGCGAACCGGACTATCTCCCCTTCCCAGTTCGCCGTAAAGTCATTCATCCGCGCAGGTAGCTGCTGCTGAGCGATTCCCGGCTGCGGATCGTCGGGCATCTCGAACACCTGCTCCAGCTGTTTGAACCAGAGATAATGACTGGCAGCACCAGGATGACCGCCATCAGGAGCAATCGCATATTGATTACACGTCGTCTTCAGATCGATCAACAATTCTCCCAGATCGACAAACGGAATTCCATAATGTGTACAGAGCTGCTGCATCGGCCCGGTCATCGAATTCGGCTGGCCTTTATCGCGGATCCACATGCAAGAAACGAACTCTACGCCAGGATAATGTCGTTGAAACCAGCGAATCGCCCCTTCATACGCGGCGATTTCATCGGGACGGTCAATATGCTCATTGTGCCCATGCCCGAAGATTACCAGATCAGGACCGGGCTTTTTTCCGTTTTCAAATAACGCAGGATAAAGTTCCTGCCACGACTTACCCGTAGGATGCCCGTTGTCATTCGGATCAGGCGGTAGCTCCAGCGCCGCGTATTCTTGAAAGCCGCTATGCGATTCGCCAATCGATGAACCATCGGCGGCCATCACGTTCAGCAGAATCTTGTCAACCGGATAATGAAACTTCCGCAGCAGTTCCCGCCGCATCCGGCCGGTATACATAAAATAATGTTGCGACCAGCCCACATAATCCTGCAGATCGGGACGCTCCATCCGTTCTGCGATCAGCTGTTTCATCGCATCTGGCTTTCCCGGTCGGGCTTCAACCAGGGGCTCTTTATAATGCGGACTCGCGGGATCTTCGTCGTAGAAATACAACCGCGGGTTGGCACTCCCCCGGTCGATGCTTGAACCGAGCGTCAGAATCGTCACCGGTTGGCCTGACGTCAGCTTCTCCATCGTACGGGGAATCCGTCGATACAAGTCCGGCAGCGCGCGGGACGCGGCAGCCTCAGTCACCACCTGATCCCTTTTAACCAGCACAGGCGAATCAATCCAGACCCGTTTGTCAGAGTCATTCACAAACTCCACCAGCACACCTACCACATTTCGGAACGCAGCATCCGACTCTCGCTGATGCTTAAACCGGGGATCGACCTTGAGGCCATTCACTTGCAGTTGAAATACTTTTCCGGTCTCCTTCGCAGACACATCCCGCTGCGGCGCACGGATCAGTTCCCCTCGCCCCTGCTTCGCAAACGTTCGCTTATCGGGCAGACGAAAATCCGAAGGCGACCACTCACCATCGGCACTTTCAATCAGCATCAGACTGAGCCGCGCTTTGAGGGCGCCGCTCGTTTCCTGGTACCCGTTGACCGACAGACTGACCGCATCGCCAGACTTCAGTCCCAGTTCCGGCAGCGTCGCAAACTGCCAGATCCGCTTGCCCGGCAGAATCTCCACCATATTCTCGGTTGGCTGGAGCACCAGTTTTCCGTTGCCCTTCCCGGCAATCACATCTCCCCAGCGATCCGTATTCCAGCAGAGAATCGATCGTCCCGGCTCTATTGCAGCCGTCTTCCGCAATCGGAACGCCGGGTTCTGCAGGAGATTCTGCACTGGCTTCGTTTCCTCAGCGCAGACAGCGGAAACCAGGGGACAGGCAACAACAGACAAAAATAAAAGAAATACGTTTTTCACGGCAGGACTCTCAGGTAGGGGAATTCAGGAAGTAGAAATAAGAAAAGAATCATCCATCGATCATACCGGAGACCACAACCGGATCACAACAAAACAAAGGTTTCCAACACAGAAAACACATCAGAATATAGATCAGGGGGTGGGCCCGAATGAAATTCGGGCCGAGCGCAGCGAGCAGGAGGTTGCAGCTCACGAGATCAATTCACAACAGAGCAACCAACTCGAATAGCACCTGAATGAGGTAAGTCCACTCATCACATTACAATCCACTGCAACCTCCTGTTGCCTGCGGCAATATCGGATTGCATCCGATACCACCCACTCTCTCCCGTACTCCTGCCAGAAACCGTTTCGTGTCTTTCGTGATTTTCGTGGTAGAATAATTTTCACGTCTTTCGTGGTAACATTAATTTCGCTGTAACACGCGTTTTGTAAACGCCAGTACCAGCGGTATCGCGGCCTGCACTACGGGAAATGTGTGCCCCCCTTTGAGCTCTACATATTGATGAGGTATCTCCAGCGCGGTCAGCCGGTCGCGAAAATGCTCGTTCATTGTTCGGTCAAAGGCATTATCAGCCGTGATGATCAGGACCGATGTCCCGCGTAGCTTTCCCGCTCCCTGCAGCGGATTAAACTTTTTCCACACTGCTTCATCGGAACCGAATCGTTCGACAGGCACTTTATACGACTGTCCTTTCGGTAATCCATCGCGCGGAAAATCCAGAAGCCCGATGATGGAGCTCACCGCTGCAAACCGACCGGGATGCTGTTCAGCAAAACGCACGCAGCCAAAGCCTCCCATCGACCAGCCGGCAATCGCCCACTGTTTTTGTGATGTCGGCAGTTCATACTGCTCAGAGACAATCGCCAGGACCTCTTCCAGATACGTCTCATACATATCCTGCTTCCGTAGCGGCGAATTAAGATACCAGCCATCATCACCGTCCGGCAGGATGACAAACAAGCCGGAATCTAAAAGCTGTTTGCGGATCAGCTTGTCATCAATCAGTGATCGCTCATGCCGCCCTCGTCCGTGTAGAATGACCAGCGTCCGCCGCTCCGCAGGTTTGATCGACCGCCACTCTTCAGGCAGCACGACCACTGCCTGCTTTCGTTTTTTCAAACTCGCACTCTCAAATGAAAGCGCAACAATCCGCGAAAAGAGTTCCTCAGTTTCCAGTTCTGCAGACCTCACTTCAACAACAGACAGCCAGACTCCCACCATCAGACCAACCCGCATCAGAGAACTCATAAATCGTCTCAGTAACATCACACTTTCCTGATTATTAAAAACATCATGGGTGGGCCCGAATAAAATTCGGGCCGAGCACAGCGAGCAGGAAACAGTCAGTGTTGCGTTCAATCAAGAAACAGTTCGTCAGCTCTCAAGTTGACTTTGCTGAGATTGGTAAAGAGAAATACCAGATCGCACCTCTTCTCTGACAGTTTCCTGTTGCCTGCGGCAATACCGGATTGCATCCGGTACTACCCTTTATTTTTCAAATCACATTATCAATACACCCGCACTTCACAGATCCGCGCGTGATCCACACCGTTCGTCGCAGTCACAACAATTCGCAACTGCTTCACAGCGATCTCTGATTCCAGGTGATGCACACGCCGCCGCTGAACATTCCCCGTAACGTTAACAATCTGTTGCCAGCAAGAATCGTCGTGCACTTCAATCTGATAATCCCGCACGGTTTCCGGTTGCGGCGTTCCCCACTGCATCTTCTCAGTATAACCATCGTGATGGCTCAAAGTCAGATGCCGATGCAGGC
The sequence above is a segment of the Gimesia algae genome. Coding sequences within it:
- a CDS encoding alpha/beta hydrolase, translated to MLLRRFMSSLMRVGLMVGVWLSVVEVRSAELETEELFSRIVALSFESASLKKRKQAVVVLPEEWRSIKPAERRTLVILHGRGRHERSLIDDKLIRKQLLDSGLFVILPDGDDGWYLNSPLRKQDMYETYLEEVLAIVSEQYELPTSQKQWAIAGWSMGGFGCVRFAEQHPGRFAAVSSIIGLLDFPRDGLPKGQSYKVPVERFGSDEAVWKKFNPLQGAGKLRGTSVLIITADNAFDRTMNEHFRDRLTALEIPHQYVELKGGHTFPVVQAAIPLVLAFTKRVLQRN
- a CDS encoding PSD1 and planctomycete cytochrome C domain-containing protein → MMINRALTSNRKCRHLATALLVCGLLVCSVQTFAGEAPRLAQGLVNRQVDTVKKDQKGFGWNGGWILSQRQPALFVETKPESAESKPQAIQHEALIQGSVQRNNPLRRELTKTYQDQELFMRFRFRYAADQKPRDEGEFFVFWLDRYEGSDKAVHANHVPNIGVHIASSGPQKGKVVFMVRIGAQKTAWSSVELERDRDYLIVGRLSKPEKSLRAGFTRFELWVDPKPGDLEKPVATTVNPQSVNGVRWVGFATGYKTELDDRIYVSDLVLSRTWSDVLDVSPGQIPTGGTKSQTAWHKPVHFKDEIVPLLKQKCFSCHAGTNPDSGYRLDVYDELLGFSTGEKLIVPGESGQSKLIELVSSQVAETRMPPADSASALSKKEIALLRAWIDQGAKWDFSVLPTPRTESDHWAFQTIKRPAVPEVTGPKPIRTPVDAFITRAWQQQEIKPAEEADKATLIRRLSLDLTGLPPTLAEVEAFKKNTDPRAYEKLVERLLASKHYGERWARYWLDLTRWAESHGYQHDLPRPYAWRYRDYVIESFNADKPYDQFIKEQLAGDELTPYEDEHVVATGFLASARISGNNMDKAAQRNDVLVDIVNVTSSALLGLTLECAQCHNHKFDPLTQRDYYRLQGFFVNGQLGNLSLQGDDLPNPTDLNSWMTKGTFDFYQREAKKLINRKRFAHTKQPHTWGYLSPLTGHENIERLPVVNRDPIPYSAERLKQMKSQILIRGDVHKPGLEVGKGWPAVLGATNIDSEKLSRAGLAEWMSDRKNPLVSRVWVNRLWQYHFGRGLVSTPSDFGVQGEPPSHPELLDWLAIELMEQRWSTKHIHRLIVLSSAYRQARTFDEANFEKDPENRYLWSWPRRRLEAEAIRDSILCATGELKRELGGPSVPQEREEENLRRTIYLFQRRSEMPSVMAMFDAPDSITSCSRRQVSTVALQPLFMLNSQFMDRRAHVLAKKIVEETGDDASLQVEAVFLRVLGRKPNPDEQGRSVSLLQSGGSDADTERRLSMLCHALLNLNEFVYIP
- a CDS encoding sigma-70 family RNA polymerase sigma factor yields the protein MSDSDLDEEYVALIAGSQPALRGLLRALVRRAADVDDVLQETNTVLWRKRQEFDRDRPFLPWACRIAQLQSLAYFKRVRHHGQSAVDEQTLEQIAAVATSRAVETHSHTVALTHCMEKLPLEHRQLVESRYCDATPVNQIASQAGRSADAVSMTLYRIRKALMECIQKQVAREAQ
- a CDS encoding FecR domain-containing protein, whose translation is MNSSNDAIQKELAALTCRVLDHSLTHAEDARLTEILSEYPELIEDYTNQIQADAVLTADLYAAVPEGVDLETLETTAYPTVVAEEVEIEAGRTISLWQSVTVVIVVLLVGIALWLNAGWWDVKPVNQVAVISEPAPPALSHVGMLLDTEDAVWEDEELGEEIAYGTRFPAGKKLWLKSGIGRIRFESGAGIVLEGPAQIELCSPLNAKLNYGKIAAYVPDEAHGFTIDTPEIQIVDQGTRFGAVVDPLGKAEVHVFEGQVDVKPQAAAKTLNLKASQAVLFSRQNELGSAIRLTPTKFADVPSLEQLTAAKSGNYPPVEAVPFDHETPRNEYALIQTKSALPKGILAGEAFEYPATSLLQQTGGVGFHYEGWWADPNFTRLMVPEQRMQWGELDANPMVLQSRGHHHAYPALAHRMARKLETPLTRDFYFSLLVKYEGLDKNDFFALWFDDSLGSKGNSHSRVPNFGLKEKRFFARFEVNQEGFSAGLVEGECFLLVGRVMKEQSSYFNRLEIWVNPVGDRSETPDAVVELGKGAKKLNAVHVLGMRIGQYTEVGDSLFVDRLVIGKTFESVTQPVE
- a CDS encoding SGNH/GDSL hydrolase family protein — its product is MQNLLQNPAFRLRKTAAIEPGRSILCWNTDRWGDVIAGKGNGKLVLQPTENMVEILPGKRIWQFATLPELGLKSGDAVSLSVNGYQETSGALKARLSLMLIESADGEWSPSDFRLPDKRTFAKQGRGELIRAPQRDVSAKETGKVFQLQVNGLKVDPRFKHQRESDAAFRNVVGVLVEFVNDSDKRVWIDSPVLVKRDQVVTEAAASRALPDLYRRIPRTMEKLTSGQPVTILTLGSSIDRGSANPRLYFYDEDPASPHYKEPLVEARPGKPDAMKQLIAERMERPDLQDYVGWSQHYFMYTGRMRRELLRKFHYPVDKILLNVMAADGSSIGESHSGFQEYAALELPPDPNDNGHPTGKSWQELYPALFENGKKPGPDLVIFGHGHNEHIDRPDEIAAYEGAIRWFQRHYPGVEFVSCMWIRDKGQPNSMTGPMQQLCTHYGIPFVDLGELLIDLKTTCNQYAIAPDGGHPGAASHYLWFKQLEQVFEMPDDPQPGIAQQQLPARMNDFTANWEGEIVRFAADSPRIVDGRMMILEDTAFNLWADNKREKMQLQIDGQPAQHAGHGRHSWSRPNPRNSTFVHGRLSRGDRHIIEIPHKNARLNTVDCKVGLNRRFFGVDSKDWQGASAVKTFESKWGAPYGEKAFFLQPGETLEIDVEADELSIAWLDDPDGGTLIAEVDGKQVWAQPTNEPFTDSQGRKHFIENRRGVLGLPFGKHRIRLQAKGEPVRVIGVFGYDGR